CTTACTGGCTGGGTTACCATTTTCTGACGAATCTAACCCGACGGCGACGATCTTATCTTTGTACTCAAGTGATTTATTTAATGTTATAAATGCCGACTCTTCATCGAGATGACGTAAAAAACACATTATCAATTGGCTTGTAATGCCAAGCTCTTCAACCGCTTGAGATAAGGCGTTATGGATACCGTTAACAACAGTAGCAAAACTAATGCCGCGTTCAGTGTGGGTTTGTGGATCAAAAAATACTTCGGTATGAACAACATTGTCTTGTTTACAACGCAGTAGATAAGCCCAGGTAAGATCGAAAAAATCTTGCTCTGTAATTAATACATTAGCGCCTTGATAATAGATATCTAAAAATGATTGAAGATTATGAAAATTATAAGCATCTCTCACATCTTCGAATGATTTGAAGGGAATATCGATATTATTGCGTGCGGCAAGTTCGAACATAAGCTCTGGCTCAAGCGTGCCTTCGATGTGTAAATGAAGTTCTACTTTTGGTAAATTTTGAATAAATTGTTTCATGATTAAGTTCCTAATAAAATTTATTAAGTACTTCTCTTTAATAACAGACACTACAAAGAGAAAAGTACTAAAGTACTAAACTCTTCGTAATCAGGAATTATTGGTTCCTGGTAGAGACCCCTAATCCATATCATTAGGGTTATACGAAGGGAAACTAATTGCAAAATTGAAATACTGAATTAGCTTGAAACTGATTATACAGAATGTAATTTAGCAAGTCTATGGTTTAAACATAGCAGCTTGGCCACGAAAAGCCCCTCTGTTATCAATAAGATTCCATACCGTTGCATTTTCTATCCAAAAAGTACGTCCCGTAGAGGAAATACGTAAACCGCGATAACCATCAACAAAACCAAACGCTGTGACTCTCTCCAACAAGTCCTGTCTTTCATCACGGTCTAGAGATTTCACAGACTTTCTCGATGGCAAAACAACAAATTCTGACCAGCTAAGTTCAAATGATTTTAATGCCGACTTGTTGCCATAATTAAATATCGGATCACTTTCAGTGCCATGCGATACAACGACAAAGTCAGCGTAAAATAAAGCTTTGCCAATATCGCCATGACGACTATCAATGAGATTTTTACCCGTTAGGCGTTGATAACTTGATATTAATAGATCGGCATGTTCGTGGAGATATCCATTTTCAGAGCTGGGTTGATTCATTGATAAGATCCTTGTTATCTATAAAGAGTCGAGTCAAGAACCTTATTATTACATAACTATTCGTATATGTTACATCACTATCCGTAAACAACTGTTGGATCAACACATTCAAATACTTGCTTCTTACTCTTATCTTGAAGTAATAATGCATGGACCAATCGTGCAACTTCGTGACGAGTGATCATTCCATGCACTTCCTTACCCTGTGATAAGTCACCAGCATTAGTCACGTCACCATCCTTTAATCCACCCGGTCGCAAGATCGTAAAGTCTAACGTACTGGTTTGTAAGTACGATTCTGCCAGTGACTTTTCTCTTACTGCGCTACCAAAACCAGTTTTAGATCGCGCAGACATAAACTGCCACGAATCACCACAACCTAATGAAGTTACTAATAAAAATCGGTTAATCCCAGCACTTTCTAATGCATCTATAAGATGTCGATGACCGATATAATCAACAGGTATATCGGCACGAAAGCTACCCATAGTTGAGATCACGATAGCATCTTTACTAAGTGATTCGACAACACTTGAAACTTGTGCTTGATCGGTTGCATCACATTGATACGTTTTATCACATAATGTTGAAAGTGCATTTTTTTCAACATTACGCGCAACACCAATGACAGACACTCCATTACTCGTAAAGTAATTGACCATCGCCAGTCCTAACCCACTTGCAGCACCAAAAATCACTACTTCTTTCATATTATTAGCCATCGCGTTATTGATAATGATTATCATTATATATTTATATTGTTATCTGTCACTACATAATTAAGTAAATAGTTTTGTTATTATTAATCTCAATGTTATAGATACTGTTGTTTGTACTGTAAATATGCTCATTATTTATATAGTGGCTTCTGGTGATAATGCTGTTTCAGTACGAAAATCACTTACTTTTTGAATAAACTCAGGTTACATTAATAAAACTTACTGAATTAAACACATTTATCTCGTTCAATACGACTTTAACGTGTTGAATTATCGCTCCTACGTGAATTTAACTAGCTAGGTTCCCCACTACATCTTCAGATTTCACGTAGCGCACGAAAATAAAGACCATTTATACTGGTTGCTTATACAGTTGTAGATGTTATAATTGCCACGTTAATATTTTAGATTAAGCAACCAAATGGGATTAAAATGCCTAAAGCATTGATAAATATAGGTAATAACTCAATAATTCCATTAACTAACCTTAGTGAAGAACACATCGAAAACCTACTCAGGTTTAGTGATCGTAAAGAGCAGTTAGAAGAAAACACACTTAAATCACTGCATTTCCATGTGAATAAATTCAATGAATATTGCCTCAGTCGTAATATTATCCCTTTACCATTACAAGATGCGACAGTGCTTGAAGCATTTCTGATAAAGGAAAATGAGCGAGGATGTAAAGCTCAAACACTACGAATTTACGCATGGGCAGTATCAAAGGTACATGCTTTAGCGGGTTTAGAGATCCCTTATTTCAAAACAGTGATCACAGCTAGGTTAAAAATCATCTCGAAACAAGAGGTAAAGCTGGGCGTTAAACGTAAGCAAGCTGTGGCATTTTCTTATGAGCACCTTAAATTTGTAAATGAACGACTTGATATATCATCATTGATCTCTATCCGAAATACATTATTACTCAACATTTGCTACGATGGACTGCTCCGTGAAAGTGAAGCCTGTCACCTGTTCATAGAACAACTACATAAAACCAACGGCCTTTATACTGTTAATATCACGAATACGAAAACAGATAAATCGTTAGATGGTTCAATTGTTCACTTGAGTAAATTCACATCAAAGCTATTACCACTGTACCTTCAAAAAATAACCGAACATCATGGGCAATACCTGTTTAAACGAACAACACCACGAGGCGGTAAACTAGAAAAGCTAAAACCGAGTTCGCTTTCACCAAACCCAAATGACAAACCAATATCAACGAAAACGGTTGAACTTGTGTTTGCAAATACCTGGCATCAAATTAATACATATAATGAATCTGTCAGTTTTGATTTACATATCGACTTACCCGAACGGCCTTTTAGTGGACACTCTGCTCGAGTTGGTGCATCTTGTGATCTTGTCGGCGCTGGTTTTGATGATTCGCTGGTTATGCGAGCTGGTCGTTGGAAGACTTTACGTATGGTTGAACTTTACACCCGAGGTGTGAATAATAAATTTGCGACAGTACGTGAATTTAGAGAAAGATTGGAAGCGATGACAGCAGATTAAAATTAGTATGTATTGGAAAGGTCATGCCCTTTCCAATTATAATTAACAGCCTTTAACCATCAATTAAATTTACCATCTCATTCAATATTGAATGGAACATGCACGCTGTATCATGATGGCTAAATTCATTACCGTTTAAATTCACTGTAATTTCTGTTTCATCATTATCCGTCTCGACATAAAGTGTATTTTTTATTTTAGGATAATTTTCGATCAACACATTTTCAACATGCCTCTTCGTTATTTTATTACTAAGATGAACAGTAATAATACCCGTCCCTAATAATAAATCACCCATGCCATTTTCAAAAACGTCTGCAAGCATACCTTCAACAAACTGACTCTTAGATACATTACATTGATCACTTATGCTTTCTAATTTTTCGAGTAAGTTTTCGTACATTCTTATCGTACTGTTTTTTCGAACTGCGTCTGGTTTAATCTTCATAATATTTACCACGGATTAAGTTAAGAAGAATGCTTTCTTTAAAAATAAGAAATCAATTGAATTTATTATAACATCATTTTAGTTCAATTTAAGAGTCAATTTGAAGTTCCTTGTTATGTTCATAATGTGAATATTAACACTGGCATGTATGAAATTTATAGATTATTAATCAAAACATACATTTTAAAACCTATATATTAAAATAATAATTCATCTATAAATACCAATGATATCAACGTCTTTATTTCGTTTAACGGTCATTATACGAAATAAAGAGGCGTGTGCTGAATATAAATTGAATTTTATTTTGTTAACCTAAATTCACCAAGTGATGCATAAAGCGATGCCATATTTATTACCAATTTTCAGAATGCTAGAATTAAATATGAAATTAAATAGACTTATAAATCAAAAGAAATAGAATGCATAGCTGAATTTCAATGATGTATACATTAATTAATAAGACGTCTATTACCACTGAAATATCATTTCGTACAATAGAGTTTTAGGCCTGTTTTTTAAAATTTACGGATAATCATAGCCACCAAACTATAGATTTCACATACGGCACACAAAAAAACCATCAAAAAGCGGAATTAACCATATTAATCAACACCATACGTGCAATTTAAGGGGTTGTAAATGACGTATTTAACACCATTTTAAAGCAAAATCACGACTGTCATTGTATATTCCAGTGAAATATAGGTCTTTAACAAGATAATAGATAACTGTATTTATATACAGCTATTTATGTGGCCCCGTAAAAATGAGACAAAATGAATGTCATTATACGGTTTAAAATAATGTATAAAATGTAGTTAGCACACTGAAATCAACATAAATCCATAATTATCAATTACTTACTATGACTTTGTGGCTTGATGATTAAATTTCAGTTAATCATTACAATTAAGTGAGATAAACCAGTAGCCTTGATAACTAACGAGATTCAAACCAATATAATGTAATAAATAGCCATATTAGCGCTGTATTTTGTGGGATGAATATCTATTTAACGATAGAATGTAGCTAGAATAATATCCCTATTAAAATTTTCTAGGAATGAGATGACCAATAACCGCCGTGCTGATTTAATCCTTGTCATTACAACAATACTTGCTTCAGCTGGATGGATATTTTCCAAAGAGGCGATTCAAGGATTACCGACTTTTGGTTTCATCGGATTACGATTTATTCTTGCATCCATACTATTATTACCATTTTGTTATCGAACACTTTTTAACATTAATCGGGCAACCTTACTTGGAGCTGCAAGTGTCGGTTGTTTTCTTGGTTCTGCAATTTTAATCTGGATTTATGCGATCGCCAATAGTAGCTCACTAGGTGAAGGCGCATTCATCATGAGCTTATCAATGTTGTTTGTCCCTATTATCGCTTGGATTTTTTTTAAAAACAGACCACCTAGAATGTTTTGGTTTTCACTACCCTTTGCAATACTTGGTTTAATTCTTTTGTCAAAAGGGAGTAGCTGGACTATCTCAGGTAGTCAAATTTGGTTTATGTTTTCGGCTGTTATGCTTGCCATGCAATTTAATTTAAATAGCCACTTTGCACAAAAAATTCCGACACTGGTTCTTACTTGTATCCAACTATTCGTCACCGGTGTTCTTGGAGTATTCGTATCCCTATTATCCGAAACATGGCCTCAACAAATTGAATTGGAAATTTGGGGCTGGCTTGCGATGAGTGTATTAATCGCAACAAGTTTACGCTATGCCCTTCAGACTGCAGGTCAAAAAAATACGACAACAGCAAATGCAGCCATTATTATGATTTTAGAACCAACCTGGACTGTTGTTTTAAGTATGCTTTGGTATGGTGAAAAAATGGAATTAACAAAATTAGTCGGTTGTAGCTTAATTTTATTCGCTTTGATAATTTATCGTGCAGGTCCAAAGTTAGCCTCTTTAACCAAGCATTAACGTATCAATTAATTAATCTGAATATGTCAACATAACCAGCTGCAACTTACATTCACTTACATTACTTAAGGGTTATACCATTGTTTAAAACTCACGAGCCTATATAATTAAGTTATTATCGTATTATATATAAATAAAAATAAAGGTAAAAAATGAAATCAATTACTGTATTAGGCGCTTTAACTGCGCTAGCATTAACTGCAAGTGTTCAAGCAAATCAAGATGTTTCAGGTTTCTACATTGGTGGTGGTGTAGGTTCAACAACTGTAGACCTAGATAGAACTGGCTATACTTCCAATGAAGACACAGATGGTTCAACGGTTAAATTCATTGCTGGCTATCAATTTAACCGTATCGTAGCAATTGAAGCACAATACACACAATATGGTGAAATCACACCTAATAAAACTCTTACATACGCTGGTAAAACATATAAGTGGGATGCAACAACGTTTTCTGTATCGGCTAACCTTGGTTACACTTTCCAGAATGGTTTACGTCCATTTGGTATTATTGGTCTTTCAAGTCTAGATTTAGGTCAATCAACAAAAGTACTTAAAGATGATGACGCAACAGCTGTTCACGTTGGTTTAGGTCTAGAATATACACCAGCGGCATTATCTGGTGTCAGTTTCCGTGTTGGTTATGAAGCAGATGCTTTCACAATTGAAGAATATAGTACTGCTAATCGTTATGAAGATACAGACGTAATGATTGGTTCTGCATACGTAGCTGCAAGTTACAAGTTCTAAAAATAATTTGAGATGATAACAAACCCCCTTGTTATCATCTCATTATTAAATGTTATTCTAACAAATGTAATTTCGCTTTAATAGGTTCAGGTAAGTCCGTCTCCCCCATCATCTCAAGTAAACCAATCTCAACACTCCTAGACATCGAATGCAAAGGTAAGTCATTGAAGGCCACCTTCTTTATCATCATCTATAAATGAATATACTTGCCTACCTATGCTTCGTTAATTAACAATTAATTCTCCCCATAATTCTTCAGACTGCAGGTCAAAGAATACGACAACAGCAAATGCTGCCATTATTATGATTTTAGAAATAACCTGGACTGTTGTTTTAAGTATGCTTTGGTATGGTGAAAAATGGAATTAACAAAGTTAGCCGGTTGTAGCTTAATTTTATTCGCTTTGATAATTTATCGTGCAGGTCCAAAGTTAGCCTCTTTACCAAACATTAATGTATTAGTTAATTAATCTGAATATGTCAACATAACCAGCTGTACCTTGCATGTATTTATATTACTTAAGGGTTATAGCATTGTATAAAACTCACTATCCTATATAATTAAGGTGTTATCATATTATATATAATCAAAAATAAAGGTAAAAAAATGAAATCAATTACTGTATTAGGCGCTTTAACTGCGCTAGCATTAACTGCAAGTGTTCAAGCAAATCAAGATGTTTCAGGTTTCTACATTGGTGGTGGTTTTGGTTCAACACTTGCGGATCTAGATGAAACTGGCGTTGTCTACGATGAAGACACAGATGGTACAACGCTAAAGTTCATTGGTGGCTATCAATTTAACCGTATCGTAGCAATTGAAGCACAATACACACAATATGGTGAAGTGACACCTATTAAACAAGTTAAATCATATACGTGGGATCCAACATCATTTTCTGTATCTGCTAACCTTGGTTACACTTTCCAGAATGGTTTACGTCCATTTGGTATTATTGGTCTTTCAAGTCTAGATTTAGATGAATCATTTAAAACATTTAAAGATGATAGAGCAACAGCTCTTCACATTGGTTTAGGTCTAGAATATACACCCGCGGCATTATCTGGTGTAAGTTTCCGTGCTGGTTATGAAGCAGATTCTTTCACAATTGATAACGGTTTTTCAACTTCAGATACAGACGTAGTTATTGGTTCTGCATACGTAGCTGCAAGTTACAAGTTCTAAAAATAATTTGAGATGATAACAAACCCTTTGTTATCATCTCATTATCCAATGTTATTCTAGCAAATGTGATTTCGCTTTTATTGGTTCAGGTAAGTCCGCCTCCCCCATCATCTCAAGTAAACCAATCTCAACATTCCTAGACATCGAATGCAAAGGTAAGTCATTGAAAGATAGCCCAAATGGTTGTTCTAACTCTTCACTTAACGCATCTAATCCAAAAAAAGTATAAGCAACAATGGCACAAAATAGTGGTGTCGCAAAACCTTGCGAAGCAACAAGTCCAAATGGCAAAATGATACAATATAAATATGCGGTACGCTGCACAAGTAATCGATATGCAAAAGGTAATGGCGTATTAGCAATTCGTTCACAGCCCGCTTGCACTGCAGTCATTGATGTTATGTGTTCATCGATACTTTGAACCAAAAAATCAGACAATAGTTTTTTATGTCTACAAGTTCCTAACTTTAATCCCATTAGTCGTAATATCGAGTCGGGTATATTTCTAGATTTTTTTAGCCACGCTAAATCTTCAGGCTCAAGATATTTTCCAATATCGTCCCAAGGTTCTGAATGGCGAAGATGATGCCGTAATGCGTGATTAAAAGCGATAGTCAGATTGATTAGTCGCCTCTGCATCAACTCACCACCTTCTTTATCATCATCTATAAATGAATATACTTGCCTACCTATGCTTCGTGAATTAACAATTAGCTGTCCCCATAATTTTCTCGCTTCCCACCAACGCTCATAGCATGCATTATTACGAAACCCTAAAAACAGCGATAGCGCGACACCTAATAAGGTAAACGGTGCAACTGTATATGTAGGAAGAATAATCGGATATTTAAAATGTGCGATTGCAACTAAAGTACTAAGTAATGTAATAAATAGAACCTGTGGAAATATCAGCGGAATAACCGAACCTTTAAGAATGAAAAAAAGCTTAAATACACTTGGGTTATCACGGACGATCATAATTATCTCGCAAATTAAAAATTGAACCTTCATTTACTCGAAATAAAAAAGCTAACAAAATTAATACCTTTAAAAATTTAAATGTTATCTATTATAATGATTAAAAATTAAATGATAATACTCTAAATGGTAATTAACTTTTTCTATATTGTAACAATAGATCTCTAGTATAGACCTAAATCAAAAACAATGAATAAAACAAACTATATATTATAAAACAGTGTCGATATGATATATCTATTTATTATTATAATATCGACTTTGGTTTATATTTTATTGATCTAATTTTAACCATTAGCATTAATTACATAAAACCAAAGTTAATATTACCCGATTGGTGCTAGTAGCTTGCATTTAATCACTTATTACTTACTTAAGAAGCAGCACTATTTTACGTATATTAAGCAACAACTTGCTCAATATATCTCATCCTTTACAAAATAATTAAATTACTGCAGTAGTCAATTTCTATAATGAATACTGCTGAACGCGAATTTTATACTGACATTATTCGTAAATCTAGATAAAACTGCCATAGCACAATTTTACGATTTAACACTATAAATTGACATTTTTTTCAATTAATTTCGAGTCCTTTCTTATCAAATACTTAGAAATTTAAACCAAACACTTACGTACAGTAAGTATCACACAGCACAAACCCACCCGCTTGTGCTGGTCAAATAATGCCGTTAGTATGCTTAAAAATCATTTAGAGATAGGTCAGGTGTTCATTTGAAAATTTATTATTTGTGCCAAACCTAGATGACACAAATACATCGATTTTGAGCACAACCAGAACGGTGAATATACAGCCGGGAGACTTAATGCAGATTTTAATAATGAATGGCGAACTATAGGTTGTCTAGCTAAATTAAATTTTTTAGATAGAAAGGTTCAAAGCAGTTAGCGGTAACTCACCCTAAAGACGGATTTAAGCAAGGTGTTTCGATGATGTTGTGTTAAGCACACAACCATTTAGCGATTAAAAATAAAACCATAAATAATTAATTCACAATAAGCCTTGTTATTTAATAAGGTTAATTTTGCCTGTGTAAATTATATCCAGTGAATAAATAGTAGCTGTATGAATTTATCATAAATAATAAACACCAGGGAGTTTAGACTTGAAAAATTTATTACTTTGTACTTTTACATGTATATTTTTAGTTGCATGTGGCGGATCTTCATCAACAGATGATAAAACTCAAACAGAGAAAGTTCCAACACCAGATAAAAATGATTCAGCTACAGATAAAGAGCTAGACCCAAGTAAGATTCATGATGTTGTGCCAAATGTGGATTACAAAAATGCATCAGGTATTATCAATGATATTAATTTTGAGAATCATCAGAATGGTGCGTATACAGCAGCTTTGTTCAAGAGCGATTTTAACAATGAATGGGGTAAAATTACTGGCAGAGCGAATATTGTTGAAAGAAATGGTTCACAACAGCTAGCTATTACCCACCCTAAAGATCACTATAAACAAGGGATTTCGGGTGGTAAAAAATTAAACGAATATAATGAGTTGTATTTCTCATATCAAATTACATTTGGCAACAATTATGACTTTTCTATGGGCGGGAAATTACCTGGATTAGCAGGATTGAATTTTCACATAGATAAGAAACCTGATGGTTGTAAAACTGTCGGCAAAGACGAAGGTTTTAGTTTACGATCAATGTTTCGTGAAAATGGTCGTGCGATAGGCTATTTCTATCACCAAGATAAGACCAACAAATGTGGTGATGAAATTGATTATCAACATGAAGGTGAAAACTTCTCATTTAAACGTGAAAAAACATATCTTATCGAACAGTATGTGAAAATGAACGACGCAAACCAAGCAAACGGTATTGTTACAATCCATGTAAATGGATTTAAAGTACTTGAAAAAACCAATATGACGTTTTCTGAAAACGGGAAACATGCTATTAACTATCAATACTTCCAGCTTTGGCACGGTGGCAACAGTAATGACTGGGCTGTAGATCGTGATTCAACAGCTTATTTTGATCATGTAGTATTAAGTACAAAACCGATTAGCTATTCAAAATAATCCTCTAAATGATAAATTAAAAATTGACCTTGTTATCTAACAAGGTCAATTTTTTTCTGCGTAAATTACATTCAATGAAAAGGCAGTAGCGGTAGTAGTGACCGCGGGGCTGTAGATCGAGATTCCTTGGATAATGTAATGCTAAATAAGAAACCTGTAAGTTATAAGCTAAACTATTAAGACTTATTGCTCACGTTTAGGATAAATTCCTTATGAGATCTACAGTCAAATATGTTCTTACATTGGTGACCTTCAGCTCTTTGGTCGCTTGTGGCGGCTCTGGTGGGGGGGCAGGTTCCGGAGATAGTGGCGCTAAAAAGCCACCTTCTCCGTTCGAAAATTTCACATCTGCTTTAGCCATATCGCACTTAGATTCAACAACTTGTTCCGACTTTAAACTAAAAACGTCATCCTTTACCCCTCCAGACTTTGTCAAACAATGCTGGACTTTGACTGTGCCAGAGGACTACGTTAACCCAAAAAACGGTAAAACAATCAAGTTGGCCATCGCTAAAATCAATTCAGCTAATAATAATAAAAAAGGCGCGATTGCCTTTTTGCAAGGCGGACCAGGCGGAAACATCCTCAGTTATTCAGATCGCTTCAAAACGCTGACGATTCGTGATAACAATGATATTTATTTGGTTGATCAAAGAGGAACTGGCTATTCAACGCCAGCGTTATACTGTCAATCAGGTACTAGTACCGACGAAGAAAAGTTAAAACGATGTAAGTCCGATTTTGAAAATAATGACGTCGATTTTAACGCGTTCAATAGTAAAAATAATGCGCTAGATTTCATTGTTTTACGTAAAAAACTAGAGGATACCGGAGAGCTCAAAGATAAGTGGACGCTAGTTGGCGCCTCTTATGGTACCAGGTTAGCTATAACAGTATTACGTGAGGAAGATCGCCTGACAAATCAAGGTTTTCAAACTGAGTCAGGAATTAAAGCAATGGTACTTGACGGCGTTTTCCCAATTCAAATTAACGGGGTTGATGACGCTAAATGGGCTAATTACGAGAACCTTAAACGCATTATTGAGGTCTGTGATCGTTCTCCTTTAGTCTGTGACTCAGACACACTAAAAAGTCAGATTAAAAATCAAATTATTGATTTGCCCAAAGAAGATCATCAGTACTACTTAAGTTTATTGCTATCTCTTATGCCTTATGACACAACACACGAGGATTGGATCGAATATACAATTCCAGCTTTCACTAAACTACCAATAAGTAAAGTTAAGGAGCTACTTCAGGTGCATAAAGAAGAGATCATCGCAGTGCCTGATATACCAGATGATTTTTATGCTATGGGGTTATCTGTAGTTTGTGCTGAAGAATATGGATTTCTTCCTTATTATGAGCAAATGAATACAGAAAGAGCTAACTGGGCAAGTGAAGTACAACAAGTCATCGATAATAGCTTTCACATGGAGTTTACCCCTAGCGCATGTAAAATATGGGATGTAAAAAAAGCCGCTGACGAGGAAGCCTTAGCAGTGAATAATGATACTGTCCCTGTACTTATTACTCAAGGCGGCAACGATTACCAGACTCCACAAGCATGGGGAAACCTAGTCAAAAAAGATTTTGCAAACAGCCGAGTTATTACAGATGATACGGTTGATCATGTTGTTCTATTTTCTGACAATGGGGAGTGTATTCAGCAAAATATCAAAACATTTGTTGGAGACCCCTCGAAGTTAAATGACCTAGATGCTACTTGCGTCAATAATAAGACGTTTATTTATAAAGACTAATCGATATAGCCGTCGGTCATAAATCGAGACTGACGGCTAGTAACACTCATTTAATCGAGGGTAAACGAGTCTATCCTAAGCTAATAAAGTTGTTACTCTGAATAGCTAATTAATCTTCGAGGCGAAATACCACATCAACTTGGTCTCGAATAATAATTTTATCATCTTGATAAGTCGATTCTACATCTGGTGCTGCGCCAAGAAGCATAGACCTCATTAACATTGGACGAGGTTGTGATGAGCGGTAAGTGATTTTCCAAACACCATCAACCTTTTCATCAAAGCCCTTCGCAAGTGACTGTGCTTTTTCTTTTGCATCTAAGATTGCAGCTTGTCGTGCCAGTTCTATAAATTTAGGCTCGTTACTTACTTTCAGTTGAATATTATTAATGTTATTAATGCCATCGCCAAGCGCACCATCTAAATAACTATTAAGTTTATTTAAATCTCTGACAGTTACCGTCACATCTCTGTTTGCACGGTACCCTATGAGTTTAGGTTCCTGATCTTTCTTATAGTGATACTCAGGACGCAGTGAAATGTTAGAACTTTCAATATCCGTACGCGCCACTCCTTCCTTTTTCAATCGCCCATTAAATGCCGCTATTGCATTATCGACAGCTTCTTTTGCTTCTTTTGCTGTTTTACGCGTTTCAGATACTTGGACAGAGAATACGGCCATGTCTGGCTTAGCAATCACTTCGCCCATACCTGTGGTTTCTAAATGAGGAAAATCGACATCTGCCGCCATCACACCTGTAGAAATAAATGTACTAGCACTAAAAATAGCCGCGAATAAATGTTTGTTCATACGAATAACCTCTCATTATTGTTATTTATTTACCTTATAGTCCGACAGTAACAAATTGAAAATTATCCTTATATTAATAAATATGTACGATTAGAGTGAAATAAGACAATATAAACCCTTTTCGTTCATTTATTATACTAAAATCAACATCAGGCTTAATTGCTAGCTTTATTCAAGATGAGATTTTCAGCATCTACCATCGATAATGCTTTGTCAAAATAGTACCCTTGCGCATAATCACATCCAAGAGTTTGTAATAAATCTCGTTGTGCTAAGGTTTCGACGCCTTC
This Moritella sp. 5 DNA region includes the following protein-coding sequences:
- a CDS encoding DMT family transporter codes for the protein MTNNRRADLILVITTILASAGWIFSKEAIQGLPTFGFIGLRFILASILLLPFCYRTLFNINRATLLGAASVGCFLGSAILIWIYAIANSSSLGEGAFIMSLSMLFVPIIAWIFFKNRPPRMFWFSLPFAILGLILLSKGSSWTISGSQIWFMFSAVMLAMQFNLNSHFAQKIPTLVLTCIQLFVTGVLGVFVSLLSETWPQQIELEIWGWLAMSVLIATSLRYALQTAGQKNTTTANAAIIMILEPTWTVVLSMLWYGEKMELTKLVGCSLILFALIIYRAGPKLASLTKH
- a CDS encoding porin family protein — encoded protein: MKSITVLGALTALALTASVQANQDVSGFYIGGGFGSTLADLDETGVVYDEDTDGTTLKFIGGYQFNRIVAIEAQYTQYGEVTPIKQVKSYTWDPTSFSVSANLGYTFQNGLRPFGIIGLSSLDLDESFKTFKDDRATALHIGLGLEYTPAALSGVSFRAGYEADSFTIDNGFSTSDTDVVIGSAYVAASYKF
- a CDS encoding SDR family NAD(P)-dependent oxidoreductase, which gives rise to MKEVVIFGAASGLGLAMVNYFTSNGVSVIGVARNVEKNALSTLCDKTYQCDATDQAQVSSVVESLSKDAIVISTMGSFRADIPVDYIGHRHLIDALESAGINRFLLVTSLGCGDSWQFMSARSKTGFGSAVREKSLAESYLQTSTLDFTILRPGGLKDGDVTNAGDLSQGKEVHGMITRHEVARLVHALLLQDKSKKQVFECVDPTVVYG
- a CDS encoding tyrosine-type recombinase/integrase; the encoded protein is MPKALINIGNNSIIPLTNLSEEHIENLLRFSDRKEQLEENTLKSLHFHVNKFNEYCLSRNIIPLPLQDATVLEAFLIKENERGCKAQTLRIYAWAVSKVHALAGLEIPYFKTVITARLKIISKQEVKLGVKRKQAVAFSYEHLKFVNERLDISSLISIRNTLLLNICYDGLLRESEACHLFIEQLHKTNGLYTVNITNTKTDKSLDGSIVHLSKFTSKLLPLYLQKITEHHGQYLFKRTTPRGGKLEKLKPSSLSPNPNDKPISTKTVELVFANTWHQINTYNESVSFDLHIDLPERPFSGHSARVGASCDLVGAGFDDSLVMRAGRWKTLRMVELYTRGVNNKFATVREFRERLEAMTAD
- a CDS encoding MEKHLA domain-containing protein encodes the protein MNQPSSENGYLHEHADLLISSYQRLTGKNLIDSRHGDIGKALFYADFVVVSHGTESDPIFNYGNKSALKSFELSWSEFVVLPSRKSVKSLDRDERQDLLERVTAFGFVDGYRGLRISSTGRTFWIENATVWNLIDNRGAFRGQAAMFKP
- a CDS encoding adenosine deaminase; this encodes MKQFIQNLPKVELHLHIEGTLEPELMFELAARNNIDIPFKSFEDVRDAYNFHNLQSFLDIYYQGANVLITEQDFFDLTWAYLLRCKQDNVVHTEVFFDPQTHTERGISFATVVNGIHNALSQAVEELGITSQLIMCFLRHLDEESAFITLNKSLEYKDKIVAVGLDSSENGNPASKFERVFKAAINEGFLTVAHAGEEGEASSIRDALALLKITRIDHGVRCSDDETLVKELATLRTPLTVCPLSNIKLKVFEKMEEHNIVELLRENVCVTINSDDPAYFGGYMTDNFMAVSHAHDMSKSEIAQFTFNAIEASFISEDEKERLVAMNTAYLALNQ
- a CDS encoding porin family protein, which gives rise to MKSITVLGALTALALTASVQANQDVSGFYIGGGVGSTTVDLDRTGYTSNEDTDGSTVKFIAGYQFNRIVAIEAQYTQYGEITPNKTLTYAGKTYKWDATTFSVSANLGYTFQNGLRPFGIIGLSSLDLGQSTKVLKDDDATAVHVGLGLEYTPAALSGVSFRVGYEADAFTIEEYSTANRYEDTDVMIGSAYVAASYKF
- a CDS encoding bestrophin family protein — encoded protein: MIVRDNPSVFKLFFILKGSVIPLIFPQVLFITLLSTLVAIAHFKYPIILPTYTVAPFTLLGVALSLFLGFRNNACYERWWEARKLWGQLIVNSRSIGRQVYSFIDDDKEGGELMQRRLINLTIAFNHALRHHLRHSEPWDDIGKYLEPEDLAWLKKSRNIPDSILRLMGLKLGTCRHKKLLSDFLVQSIDEHITSMTAVQAGCERIANTPLPFAYRLLVQRTAYLYCIILPFGLVASQGFATPLFCAIVAYTFFGLDALSEELEQPFGLSFNDLPLHSMSRNVEIGLLEMMGEADLPEPIKAKSHLLE